In one Parvibaculum sp. genomic region, the following are encoded:
- a CDS encoding flagellar motor protein MotB, translating into MAAKNEQPIIIKKVKKVVHGHHGGAWKIAYADFVTAMMAFFLLMWLISMTTPEQKQGLADYFAPSNVSRSTSGAGGIMGGTAFDATGARMPGTKPQIVMTVSTPAQPKSPETAEEKAAAAQMEKLLKEKSARDERNFRSAAESIRQSMRENPDLAQLSRNVIVDETPEGLRIQIVDQDGRSMFPADMAEPYERTRQLIDEVAKILIKLPNRVSISGHTDANPVRGKAGYGNWELTSDRANAARRIVENAGLSSDRIYQVIGKADSDPLFPEDPYMAANRRLSIVLLREAPVTPPGFSP; encoded by the coding sequence ATGGCCGCGAAGAACGAACAGCCGATCATCATCAAGAAGGTCAAGAAGGTCGTCCACGGCCATCACGGTGGCGCCTGGAAGATCGCCTATGCCGACTTCGTGACCGCGATGATGGCCTTCTTCCTGTTGATGTGGCTGATCAGCATGACGACGCCCGAACAGAAGCAGGGCCTCGCCGACTATTTCGCGCCCTCCAATGTCAGCCGCTCCACCAGCGGCGCCGGCGGCATCATGGGCGGCACCGCCTTCGACGCAACCGGCGCCCGCATGCCCGGCACCAAGCCGCAGATCGTGATGACGGTCTCAACGCCCGCCCAACCGAAGAGCCCCGAAACGGCCGAGGAAAAAGCCGCCGCCGCGCAGATGGAAAAACTGCTGAAGGAAAAGTCGGCGCGCGACGAACGCAATTTCCGCAGCGCCGCCGAAAGCATCCGCCAGTCCATGCGCGAAAACCCCGACCTCGCCCAGCTCTCGCGCAATGTCATCGTCGATGAAACGCCCGAAGGTCTGCGCATCCAGATCGTCGATCAGGACGGCCGCTCGATGTTCCCCGCCGACATGGCCGAGCCCTATGAGCGCACCCGACAGTTGATCGACGAAGTCGCGAAAATACTGATCAAGCTCCCCAACCGCGTCAGCATTTCCGGCCACACCGACGCCAACCCGGTGAGAGGCAAGGCCGGCTACGGCAATTGGGAACTGACCTCCGACCGCGCCAATGCCGCCCGCCGCATCGTCGAAAATGCCGGCCTCTCCAGCGACCGCATCTATCAGGTCATCGGCAAGGCGGACAGCGACCCGCTCTTCCCCGAAGACCCCTACATGGCCGCCAACCGCCGCCTGTCGATCGTGCTGCTGCGCGAGGCGCCGGTCACCCCGCCGGGCTTCAGCCCCTGA
- the hemB gene encoding porphobilinogen synthase has protein sequence MSDKQSPAPAFPAIRMRRNRKADWSRRLVAENALSVNDLLWPLFLTEGKGVREPVATMPGVSRLSVDEAVRAAAEAASLGIPVIALFPYTAAEKRDVTGSLATDPENLVCRATRAIKAEVPNIGVLCDVALDPYTSHGHDGLMKGDVILNDETLEALVAQALVQVEAGCDIIAPSDMMDGRVGAIRAALEAAGHKDTQIMSYAAKYASAFYGPFRDAIGSTGALKGDKRTYQMDPANGDEALREVALDIAEGADMVMVKPGLPYLDIVTRVKAEFGMPTFAYQVSGEYSMIAGAIERGWFDRDRVILESLTAFKRAGADGVLTYFALDAAKLLAR, from the coding sequence ATGAGCGACAAGCAGAGCCCCGCCCCCGCCTTTCCCGCCATCCGCATGCGGCGCAACCGCAAGGCCGATTGGTCGCGGCGCCTCGTCGCCGAAAATGCGCTTTCGGTGAACGACCTGCTCTGGCCGCTTTTCCTGACTGAAGGCAAGGGCGTGCGCGAACCGGTCGCGACGATGCCGGGCGTCTCCCGCCTCTCGGTCGACGAGGCGGTGCGCGCGGCCGCCGAAGCGGCATCGCTCGGCATACCGGTGATCGCCCTCTTCCCCTACACCGCGGCGGAGAAGCGCGACGTCACCGGCTCGCTCGCCACCGATCCCGAAAATCTGGTCTGTCGCGCCACCCGCGCCATCAAGGCCGAGGTACCGAACATCGGCGTCCTTTGCGACGTCGCGCTCGATCCCTACACCAGCCACGGCCATGACGGTCTGATGAAGGGCGACGTCATATTGAACGACGAAACGCTCGAAGCGCTGGTCGCCCAGGCGCTCGTGCAGGTCGAGGCGGGCTGCGACATCATCGCCCCCTCCGACATGATGGACGGTCGCGTCGGCGCGATCCGAGCGGCGCTCGAAGCGGCCGGACACAAGGACACGCAAATCATGTCCTATGCGGCCAAATATGCCTCCGCCTTCTACGGCCCTTTCCGCGATGCAATCGGATCGACGGGCGCGCTGAAAGGCGACAAGCGCACCTACCAGATGGACCCGGCAAACGGCGACGAGGCCCTGCGCGAAGTGGCGCTCGACATTGCCGAAGGCGCCGACATGGTGATGGTGAAGCCGGGCCTGCCCTATCTCGACATCGTGACGCGCGTGAAGGCCGAGTTCGGCATGCCGACTTTCGCCTATCAGGTTTCCGGCGAATATTCGATGATCGCCGGCGCCATTGAGCGTGGCTGGTTCGACCGCGATCGCGTCATCCTGGAAAGCCTGACCGCCTTCAAGCGCGCTGGCGCCGATGGCGTCCTCACCTACTTCGCGCTCGACGCGGCGAAACTGCTCGCCCGTTAA
- a CDS encoding biopolymer transporter ExbD, whose translation MMIDFDQDPPKRQFETLIPLINVVFLLLIFFLLAGTMTPADNVAVKLPVGALSDAERDAPATVLVEADGFVWLGERVVDPKIAQGPLREYLADKGMERVAVKADAEASAESLLLLMEALREIGVKQVTIVTERGR comes from the coding sequence ATGATGATTGACTTCGATCAGGATCCGCCGAAGCGCCAGTTCGAGACGTTGATTCCGCTCATCAATGTCGTCTTCCTGCTGCTGATCTTCTTCCTGCTCGCGGGCACCATGACGCCCGCCGACAATGTGGCGGTGAAGCTGCCGGTCGGCGCGCTGAGCGATGCGGAACGCGACGCGCCGGCGACGGTGCTCGTCGAGGCCGACGGTTTCGTTTGGCTGGGCGAACGGGTGGTCGATCCGAAGATCGCGCAAGGTCCGCTTCGCGAATATCTCGCCGACAAGGGCATGGAGCGGGTCGCCGTGAAGGCGGATGCGGAAGCATCGGCGGAATCGTTGTTGCTGCTGATGGAGGCACTGCGCGAAATCGGCGTGAAGCAGGTGACGATCGTGACCGAGCGAGGCCGGTAG
- a CDS encoding helix-turn-helix domain-containing protein: MRARLRGQKTSYHHGDLRRGLMDAAITLIDIRGRHALTMREAARRAGVSEAAPYRHFANLDELLGAVALEGYEILIGDLETASSARSLHDAYLAFAEDFPGRYELMFGRLGDRKAAAKRRKLVDEVADLTEEAGGLATLHGIASLRLAGLG; encoded by the coding sequence ATGCGCGCACGGCTTCGCGGACAGAAAACTTCCTATCATCACGGCGACTTGAGGCGCGGGCTGATGGATGCCGCGATCACGCTGATCGACATTCGCGGGCGGCATGCGCTGACGATGCGCGAAGCGGCGCGGCGCGCCGGCGTTTCGGAGGCGGCGCCCTATCGGCATTTCGCCAATCTCGACGAGCTGTTGGGGGCCGTGGCACTGGAGGGCTACGAGATATTGATTGGCGATCTGGAGACCGCGTCGAGCGCACGCTCGCTGCACGACGCTTACCTGGCGTTCGCCGAAGATTTTCCCGGACGTTATGAATTGATGTTCGGACGGCTCGGCGACCGCAAGGCGGCGGCCAAGCGCCGCAAGCTCGTGGACGAGGTTGCCGATCTCACCGAGGAAGCGGGCGGCCTTGCGACGCTGCACGGCATCGCGTCGCTGAGGCTGGCGGGGCTCGGTTAA
- a CDS encoding RDD family protein has translation MSEQNQIAPTSPFSSEEWRWSAGAFEGVIAARCFAFLADLLVICVLLFAANILFAVLGVLTFGLLWPGAALTPLIALAYFTLTLGGRHSATSGMRWQGIELRTWDGRRPGYLQGALQTILFYVTTAAITPFVLLVPFFNERRRCLHDYFCGTVFVRRSV, from the coding sequence ATGAGCGAACAGAACCAGATAGCCCCCACTTCTCCGTTTTCGTCTGAAGAGTGGCGCTGGTCGGCCGGCGCTTTCGAAGGCGTTATCGCCGCCCGTTGCTTCGCCTTTCTCGCCGACCTGCTGGTGATCTGCGTCCTTCTTTTCGCGGCGAACATACTCTTTGCCGTGCTCGGTGTGCTGACCTTCGGCTTGCTCTGGCCGGGTGCCGCGCTGACGCCGCTGATCGCGCTGGCCTATTTCACGCTGACCCTTGGCGGCCGTCATTCGGCGACGTCGGGCATGCGCTGGCAGGGCATCGAACTGCGCACCTGGGACGGCCGCCGCCCCGGCTACCTGCAGGGCGCACTGCAAACGATCCTCTTCTATGTCACGACCGCGGCCATCACGCCGTTCGTCCTGCTCGTTCCTTTCTTCAACGAACGCCGCCGTTGTCTGCACGACTATTTCTGCGGCACCGTTTTCGTTCGCCGTTCCGTTTAG
- a CDS encoding MotA/TolQ/ExbB proton channel family protein, whose protein sequence is MPEEMPVNDEAAGEALSGAAEIIAESGGAEAWYALGPLLDKGGPIVAILLVLSVISAAVILLKIFQFWSAGLSRRSFVDPAVDRIEAGDAAGALDILRKHKTPLARAMAAGVRAKVRGDLRDEDVAAEIARVGAMELGALQRYLRWLEVIGNISPLLGLLGTVIGMIQAFQRLEEAGTQVDPALLSGGIWVALLTTAVGLIVALPAITALNLLEGKIDQVRLSMRDASARVIAALHARPGAAKAAQ, encoded by the coding sequence ATGCCTGAGGAAATGCCCGTAAACGACGAGGCTGCCGGGGAAGCGCTGAGCGGGGCCGCGGAGATCATCGCCGAATCGGGGGGCGCCGAGGCCTGGTACGCGCTGGGACCGCTGCTCGACAAGGGCGGGCCGATCGTCGCGATCCTGCTGGTGCTGTCGGTCATCTCGGCGGCGGTGATCCTGCTCAAGATATTCCAGTTCTGGTCGGCCGGGCTTTCGCGCCGCAGCTTCGTCGATCCGGCGGTCGACCGCATCGAGGCGGGCGACGCGGCGGGCGCGCTCGACATTCTCAGGAAGCACAAGACGCCGCTGGCACGCGCCATGGCGGCCGGTGTGCGCGCAAAGGTGCGCGGCGATTTGCGCGACGAGGACGTGGCGGCCGAGATTGCGCGTGTGGGCGCGATGGAACTGGGCGCGTTGCAGCGCTATCTGCGCTGGCTCGAAGTGATCGGCAACATCTCGCCGCTGCTCGGCCTGCTCGGCACCGTGATCGGCATGATCCAGGCGTTCCAGCGGCTTGAAGAAGCGGGAACGCAGGTCGATCCGGCGCTGCTGTCGGGCGGCATCTGGGTGGCGCTGCTGACGACGGCGGTGGGCCTGATCGTTGCGCTGCCGGCCATCACGGCGCTCAACCTGCTCGAAGGCAAGATCGACCAGGTGCGTCTGTCGATGCGCGATGCTTCGGCACGTGTGATCGCGGCGCTGCATGCGCGGCCCGGCGCGGCGAAAGCCGCGCAGTAA
- a CDS encoding type III PLP-dependent enzyme, with protein sequence MSSAARELRFASVADVIARLDPSYPVFCVFPDVLRKRARDFVEGFPGTVLYAVKCNPHPFVLKALWEGGIRHFDTASISEIAKVNEQLPDAHCYFNHPVKGRGALEAAADVYGLKDYVVDTLSELDKVIGIAGTDITIEVRIATPKGKAVYDLSSKFGATPDEAVALLREASRRGCRTAIAFHVGSQCLDPDAYRVAMEMSADVAARAGVKLEYLDIGGGFPAIHGVDVASLQGYFDVIATTNERLGLGIPLFAEPGRALVAEGCSVLTQVHLGKGDSLYINDGIYGCLSEIRDGDFDPPVRAISKAGPVAGPLRPFRIFGPTCDSLDVLKQKFNLPESIGEGDWIEFGLMGAYSIGMQTGFNGFVTDTIVRIDGPQDGFNS encoded by the coding sequence ATGAGCAGCGCCGCACGGGAACTGCGCTTTGCCTCCGTTGCCGACGTGATCGCAAGGCTCGATCCGTCCTATCCGGTGTTCTGCGTCTTTCCGGATGTGTTGCGGAAGCGGGCGCGCGATTTCGTGGAGGGGTTTCCGGGCACCGTTCTCTATGCGGTCAAATGCAACCCGCATCCCTTCGTGCTGAAAGCCTTGTGGGAAGGCGGCATCCGCCACTTCGACACGGCGTCGATTTCCGAAATTGCCAAGGTCAACGAGCAGTTGCCCGACGCGCATTGCTATTTCAACCATCCGGTGAAGGGACGCGGCGCGCTGGAGGCGGCGGCCGATGTTTACGGTCTCAAGGATTACGTTGTCGACACGTTGAGCGAGCTCGACAAGGTGATCGGGATTGCCGGAACCGACATCACCATCGAAGTCCGGATCGCGACGCCGAAGGGCAAGGCCGTTTACGACCTCTCGTCGAAATTCGGCGCGACACCGGATGAGGCGGTGGCGCTGTTGCGCGAGGCGTCGCGGCGCGGCTGCCGGACGGCCATTGCGTTTCACGTCGGCAGTCAGTGCCTCGATCCGGATGCCTACCGCGTGGCGATGGAAATGTCGGCGGATGTGGCGGCGCGGGCTGGCGTCAAACTCGAATATCTCGATATCGGCGGCGGCTTTCCGGCGATCCACGGCGTCGACGTGGCTTCGCTGCAGGGCTATTTCGATGTCATCGCCACGACAAACGAGAGGCTGGGTCTTGGCATACCGCTTTTTGCCGAGCCTGGTCGCGCGCTGGTGGCCGAAGGCTGTTCGGTGCTGACGCAGGTGCATCTCGGGAAGGGCGACAGTCTCTATATCAATGACGGCATCTATGGATGTCTTTCGGAAATTCGCGACGGCGACTTCGATCCGCCGGTGCGCGCGATTTCGAAGGCGGGGCCGGTTGCGGGCCCGCTCCGTCCGTTCCGGATTTTCGGGCCGACCTGTGACAGCCTCGATGTTCTGAAGCAGAAATTCAATTTGCCGGAATCCATCGGCGAGGGCGACTGGATCGAGTTCGGGCTGATGGGCGCTTATTCGATCGGGATGCAGACCGGCTTCAACGGTTTCGTTACCGATACGATCGTGCGTATCGACGGGCCGCAGGACGGCTTTAATTCTTAA
- a CDS encoding NAD(P)-dependent oxidoreductase codes for MGKVVFLGLGVMGYPMAGHLKKAGHDVTVYNRTAAKAARWTTEHGGARAATPKEAARGAEIVFACVGNDDDLRQVTCGPDGAFDGMTRGAVFVDHTTTSATVARELHALAAAKGIGFVDAPVSGGQAGAENGVLTVMAGGDPADFARAEPAIAAYARMARLMGPSGAGQLTKMVNQICIAGLVEGLSEGIHFAKRAGLDAAAVIEVISKGAAQSWQMENRYKTMIEGKFDFGFAVDWMRKDLAICLEEARRNGAHLPVTETVDRFYSEVQAMGGNRWDTSSLIARLERK; via the coding sequence ATGGGCAAGGTTGTATTTCTTGGGCTCGGAGTGATGGGATATCCGATGGCCGGGCATCTCAAGAAAGCCGGCCATGACGTGACCGTCTACAACCGGACGGCGGCCAAAGCGGCGCGCTGGACGACCGAACATGGCGGCGCGCGCGCGGCGACGCCGAAGGAGGCAGCGCGGGGCGCCGAAATCGTTTTTGCCTGTGTCGGCAATGACGACGATTTGCGGCAAGTGACGTGCGGGCCGGACGGCGCCTTTGACGGCATGACGCGCGGCGCGGTTTTCGTCGATCACACGACGACATCGGCGACCGTCGCGCGCGAGCTTCACGCGCTGGCGGCGGCGAAAGGGATCGGGTTTGTCGATGCGCCGGTGTCGGGCGGGCAGGCGGGCGCCGAGAACGGCGTGCTGACCGTGATGGCGGGCGGCGACCCGGCCGACTTCGCCAGGGCCGAACCCGCGATCGCGGCCTATGCGCGGATGGCGCGGCTGATGGGGCCGAGCGGCGCCGGGCAGCTCACCAAGATGGTCAATCAGATTTGCATCGCCGGGCTCGTGGAAGGACTTTCCGAGGGCATTCATTTTGCCAAGCGCGCGGGCCTCGACGCCGCCGCCGTCATCGAGGTGATCTCGAAGGGCGCGGCGCAAAGCTGGCAGATGGAAAACCGATACAAGACGATGATCGAGGGAAAATTCGATTTCGGTTTCGCTGTCGACTGGATGCGCAAGGATCTCGCCATATGTCTTGAAGAGGCGCGCAGGAACGGCGCGCATCTGCCGGTGACGGAAACGGTCGACCGGTTTTATTCGGAGGTGCAGGCGATGGGCGGCAATCGCTGGGATACGTCGAGCCTGATTGCACGGCTGGAGCGGAAATGA
- a CDS encoding MarR family transcriptional regulator: MSRAKIDIVPEQAPHTDDLLSPQHFLEVINNLGTLLAAVYDRRSGLTRNQTRIVIELLQRDGQTQTELAHALSIHKVSVGIYVAELEALGLVERRTHPTDGRAKCIFLTPLLHANKHVGQEHYAAIHGTAIEGIARKDYLTMLDCLKRMRDNVSKLDAIDREKTGA, encoded by the coding sequence ATGTCGCGAGCGAAAATCGACATCGTGCCGGAGCAGGCGCCCCATACGGACGATCTGCTCTCACCCCAGCACTTTCTTGAAGTCATCAACAATCTCGGAACCTTGCTGGCCGCGGTCTACGACCGTCGCTCCGGCCTGACGCGCAACCAGACCCGCATCGTCATCGAACTGTTGCAACGCGACGGCCAGACCCAGACCGAGCTTGCCCACGCGCTCAGCATCCACAAGGTCTCTGTCGGCATCTATGTCGCCGAGCTCGAAGCGCTTGGGCTGGTCGAGCGCCGCACCCACCCGACAGACGGCCGCGCGAAATGTATTTTCCTGACTCCGCTCCTTCACGCCAACAAGCATGTCGGCCAGGAACATTACGCCGCCATCCACGGCACGGCGATCGAAGGTATCGCGCGCAAGGACTATCTGACGATGCTCGATTGCCTGAAGCGGATGCGCGACAACGTCTCGAAACTCGACGCAATCGATCGCGAAAAAACCGGCGCTTGA
- a CDS encoding biopolymer transporter ExbD — translation MASLTPLIDVVFLLLIFFMLTTSFLKTQSLSVVTPAPSADELPTDARVVEIWLMGDGTLRVDGTPVEREGLVEAVKAGIGTRKDMTVTILAERGSKTQAFVSAIEAARQAGAHDVGTARVEKITP, via the coding sequence ATGGCCAGCCTGACGCCGCTGATCGACGTGGTGTTTCTGCTGCTGATTTTCTTCATGCTGACGACTTCGTTCCTGAAGACGCAATCGCTGTCGGTGGTGACACCGGCGCCGAGTGCCGACGAGCTGCCGACGGATGCGCGTGTCGTCGAAATCTGGCTGATGGGCGACGGGACGTTGCGCGTCGACGGGACGCCGGTGGAACGCGAGGGCCTTGTCGAGGCCGTCAAGGCGGGCATCGGTACGCGCAAGGACATGACCGTGACTATTCTCGCCGAGCGCGGGTCGAAGACGCAGGCCTTCGTCTCCGCCATCGAGGCGGCGCGGCAGGCCGGCGCGCATGATGTCGGCACGGCACGGGTGGAGAAGATCACGCCATGA
- a CDS encoding SLC13 family permease, with product METLTPFVWQMWAVYALVLTAVVLFSMERLTLEISALAILTALLIFFYLFPIPGPDGRNLLGTTALMSGFANPALIAVLALLVIGQGMFQTGALDGVTRTVADFGSRHPARTIFLTFLLVAIASAFLNNTPIVVMFIPVLATLAGRFGQRAPKVMMTLSFVSILGGMTTLIGSSTNLLAAGVVMNTKLPPIGIFDFVVPGVFLATIGFLYATFAVPRLVPDRAGPAQEIGGADQGSGKQYIAQIEVTADHPLVGIGAVAGLFPPLRDMTVRMIQRGEHPILPPFEDISLETGDVIIIAATRQTLTESLKSGSKIFEGMLEERFAEGAGNGDAPSRPGGELTLAEAVVAPGSRMIGQTIEQIAFRHQTGCIVLGVQRRSRMIRSLLNDIRLEAGDVLLVLGKSARIQDLRHNRDVLLLEWSATELPDPKLGYRALAVFGIMVTTVLLGWLPIEIAAVAGAGAIIATGVLNVRQAARAIDRRIFLMVGAMLGVATALDVTGGAQAIAQSSVALFSGYGVPVILSAFFLATAITTNVLTNNATAVLFTPIAISTANQLGVDPMVFVYAVIFAANCSFATPMGYQTNLLVMGPGHYEFRDFVRAGTPLVILLWLAYSFFAPWYYGL from the coding sequence ATGGAAACGCTGACCCCCTTCGTCTGGCAGATGTGGGCCGTCTACGCGTTGGTGCTGACGGCCGTCGTGCTGTTCAGCATGGAGCGCCTGACGCTCGAAATCTCGGCACTGGCGATCCTGACGGCCCTGTTGATCTTCTTCTACCTCTTCCCGATCCCCGGTCCCGACGGCCGCAACCTGCTCGGCACCACGGCGCTGATGTCGGGCTTCGCCAACCCGGCATTGATCGCGGTACTCGCCTTGCTGGTCATCGGACAAGGCATGTTCCAGACCGGCGCGCTCGACGGCGTGACGCGCACCGTCGCCGATTTCGGTTCGCGGCATCCGGCCCGCACGATCTTCCTGACCTTTCTGCTTGTCGCCATCGCCAGCGCCTTCCTCAACAACACGCCCATCGTCGTGATGTTCATTCCGGTGCTTGCGACGCTCGCCGGCCGCTTCGGCCAGCGCGCGCCGAAGGTGATGATGACGCTGAGCTTCGTCTCGATCCTCGGCGGCATGACAACGCTGATCGGCTCCTCGACCAACCTTCTTGCCGCCGGCGTTGTGATGAACACGAAACTCCCGCCCATCGGCATTTTCGATTTCGTCGTGCCGGGCGTCTTTCTCGCCACCATCGGCTTCCTCTACGCCACGTTCGCCGTACCGCGCCTCGTGCCCGATCGCGCCGGTCCTGCACAGGAGATCGGTGGCGCCGACCAGGGCAGCGGCAAGCAATACATTGCCCAGATCGAAGTCACCGCCGATCATCCGCTGGTCGGCATCGGCGCCGTCGCCGGTCTTTTCCCGCCGCTACGCGACATGACGGTCCGCATGATCCAGCGCGGCGAGCATCCGATCCTGCCGCCCTTCGAGGACATCTCGCTCGAAACCGGCGACGTCATCATCATCGCCGCCACGCGCCAGACGCTCACCGAGTCGCTGAAATCGGGCTCGAAGATTTTCGAAGGCATGCTCGAGGAGCGCTTCGCCGAAGGCGCCGGCAATGGCGATGCGCCGTCCCGTCCCGGCGGTGAACTGACCCTGGCCGAGGCCGTCGTCGCGCCGGGCTCGCGCATGATCGGCCAGACGATCGAACAAATCGCCTTCCGCCACCAGACGGGCTGCATCGTGCTCGGCGTCCAGCGCCGCAGCCGCATGATCCGCAGCCTCCTCAACGACATCCGCCTCGAAGCAGGCGACGTCCTGCTGGTGCTCGGCAAGAGCGCCCGCATCCAGGATCTCCGTCACAACCGCGACGTGCTGCTGCTCGAATGGTCGGCGACCGAATTGCCCGACCCGAAGCTTGGCTATCGGGCGCTTGCGGTCTTCGGCATCATGGTCACGACGGTGCTGCTCGGCTGGCTGCCGATCGAAATTGCCGCCGTCGCCGGCGCCGGCGCCATCATCGCAACCGGCGTTTTGAACGTCCGCCAGGCGGCCCGCGCCATCGACCGCCGCATCTTCCTGATGGTCGGCGCGATGCTCGGCGTCGCCACCGCGCTCGACGTCACCGGCGGCGCGCAGGCCATCGCCCAGTCCTCCGTCGCGCTCTTCTCGGGCTATGGCGTCCCGGTGATTCTCTCGGCCTTCTTCCTCGCCACCGCCATCACCACCAACGTCCTCACCAACAACGCGACGGCCGTGCTCTTCACCCCCATCGCCATCAGCACGGCAAACCAGCTCGGCGTCGATCCGATGGTTTTCGTCTATGCGGTGATTTTCGCCGCCAACTGCTCATTCGCGACGCCGATGGGCTACCAGACGAATCTCCTGGTTATGGGCCCCGGACACTATGAATTCCGGGATTTCGTGCGCGCCGGCACCCCCCTCGTCATCTTGCTCTGGCTGGCCTATTCTTTCTTCGCGCCTTGGTACTACGGACTTTGA
- a CDS encoding flavin reductase family protein gives MSDTKDAKMTEVDVHDARRFRNALGWFTTGVAVVTTRVRGGEPIGITVNSFSSVSLDPPLVLWCLDKKSDTLAAFETATHFTVNVLREEHQEISSRLSRKGDHSLAGLAVVERESGCPALRDALAHFECEIEARHDAGDHVIMIGRVLNFDHAEDGRPLLYHRGGYQMLPPL, from the coding sequence ATGAGCGACACCAAGGACGCAAAAATGACGGAGGTGGACGTCCATGACGCACGCCGGTTCCGCAATGCGCTCGGCTGGTTCACGACGGGCGTCGCGGTGGTGACGACCCGCGTCCGCGGCGGAGAGCCGATCGGCATTACCGTCAATTCGTTTTCATCCGTGTCGCTCGATCCGCCACTGGTGCTGTGGTGCCTCGACAAGAAATCGGACACGCTGGCCGCGTTCGAGACGGCGACGCATTTCACGGTCAATGTGCTGCGCGAAGAGCACCAGGAAATTTCATCGCGGTTGTCGCGCAAGGGCGATCACAGCCTTGCCGGGCTTGCGGTCGTCGAGCGCGAGAGCGGATGCCCGGCGCTGCGCGACGCGCTGGCGCATTTCGAATGCGAAATCGAGGCGCGGCACGACGCCGGCGATCATGTGATCATGATCGGGCGGGTGCTGAATTTCGATCATGCGGAAGACGGGCGGCCGCTGCTGTATCACCGGGGCGGCTACCAGATGCTTCCGCCGCTCTGA
- the motA gene encoding flagellar motor stator protein MotA: protein MRLIVGIVIVIFSVFGGYAAMGGHLEVLWQPFEAVIILGAALGAFLIANPPSVLKAVGGVLGTLFKGPRYAKAAFLELLGLQYTLFKLAKSKGNLALEAHVENPGESSIFAQFPLFAADKHAVEFMCDYLRMITLGTENAHELEALMDEELETHHQERERIVSAVQALADATPALGIVAAVLGVIKTMASIDQPPEVLGGLIGGALVGTFLGVFVAYGFFGPMAQSLRNTYEAESKYYLSMKAGLLAHMAGYAPAVSIEFARKALMTEVRPTFIEVEQSTAALQPGAAG from the coding sequence ATGCGGCTGATTGTCGGCATCGTAATCGTCATATTTAGCGTCTTCGGTGGCTATGCCGCGATGGGCGGACACCTCGAAGTGCTCTGGCAGCCTTTCGAGGCGGTCATCATTCTCGGTGCCGCGCTTGGCGCTTTTCTGATCGCCAATCCGCCTTCGGTGCTGAAAGCCGTCGGCGGCGTCCTCGGCACGCTGTTCAAGGGTCCGCGTTACGCCAAGGCGGCCTTTCTCGAATTGCTCGGCCTGCAATACACACTTTTCAAACTCGCCAAGAGCAAGGGCAACCTCGCCCTCGAAGCGCATGTCGAGAACCCCGGCGAATCCTCGATCTTCGCGCAGTTCCCGCTTTTTGCGGCCGACAAGCACGCCGTCGAATTCATGTGCGACTACCTGCGCATGATCACGCTGGGCACGGAAAACGCCCATGAGCTCGAAGCCTTGATGGACGAGGAACTCGAAACCCATCATCAGGAACGCGAGCGCATCGTTTCCGCCGTCCAGGCGCTTGCCGACGCGACGCCCGCCCTCGGCATCGTCGCCGCCGTGCTTGGCGTCATCAAGACAATGGCCTCCATCGACCAGCCGCCCGAAGTGCTCGGCGGTCTCATCGGCGGCGCGCTCGTCGGCACCTTCCTCGGCGTCTTCGTCGCCTATGGCTTCTTCGGCCCGATGGCGCAGTCGTTGCGCAACACCTACGAAGCCGAATCGAAATACTACCTGTCGATGAAAGCCGGCCTCCTCGCCCACATGGCCGGCTATGCCCCCGCTGTCTCCATCGAGTTCGCCCGCAAGGCGCTGATGACCGAAGTACGCCCGACTTTCATCGAAGTCGAACAGTCGACGGCTGCCCTTCAGCCCGGCGCCGCCGGCTAG